The Rhizobium sp. CCGE531 genomic sequence CAGGGCGTGGCCAGATAGCCGAGAGAGGGGAGGGGCGCGAGTATCGCCGGTCCGATATCATGCCAGGTGGCCTTCGGCGTTACCAGGCGGTCGGCAACGACGATGCCGCGCACCGGATCGCGCAGGGAAAGGTAGAGCGGTCGGCTATCCTTGCCGGAGGAGAGAGCATCCGCATCCGCGCGCGCGGCCAGATTGATGCCGCCACCGAGCGCCAGTCCGATATAGGCGAAAAACGCGACGAACAGCGAGGCGATCACGCGCGCTCCGGCGCGGTGCGTCCTGTCGTCTCTATCTTCGCTGTCGGCGGCGCCGAATTCGAGCGGGCTCAACGGTCGGAAATGCCTTTATTCCTTTGCCGGCGCGAACGCCGGCGGTTCGGTCATGATATCAGGACGCCTCGCGTCTTCATAGTGCGGCCTGTCATGATGCACTTGTGCGAACGGGTCAACCGTTGCGCTGGCGATTTCTTGCCGTCCTACGACAATGGTCTCCAAAGGCTCAGGGCTTGGGCGCAAGGCATGATGCTTCGACGCGATAGGCATGAAGCGTCTTGCCCTTCATGTCGCCGAACGGCGGCGACCAGCTCTTGATGAGGTCCACCTGGCTACCCGGACAGTCGAACGAGCCGTTGTCGATATACAGCACCGGCCCGGTCACATCGGCCGGCAGGGAGAAATTCTGCTCGTAGTAGTTATTGGGAAAACCGGCGAACTTGCGGGCATAGATCCGGAAGGGCTTGCCCTTCAACGTATAGTAAAGATCGGCGAGGATATCGCGATCCTCGGCCACGATGACCGGTGTCTTCGCCTCAGTCGCTATGTCGGCGATTTCCTGGCTGATGATGGTGCGGCCGACATAGCGCTTCATGACGAGATCGCCGTTCGGCAGCTTGATGTCATAGGCAAAGACCGTCATCACCGGGATGACGAAGGCGACGACGGCGCCGATGATCAGCGAGGTGCTCAATCCCTTCTTCGTCAGGCGGTAAAGCAGCCAGACCGCGAGTATGGTGCCGGCGGCATAGGCTGAGACCGCCCAGTTGGCATAGGCCTTGGCAAACAGGGCCTGCAGCGTGATCAGGGCCACGACGGGCACAGATAGCCAGAACAGCAGCTTTTCCCGGTCGTCGCTCTGTCCGCGGATCAGCCGCCATGTCGCCCACAGCAGGGCATAGAAGATGACCGGGCCGACGACGCCGAATTGCGCGCCGAAAAAGCCGAGCCCGTTGAGCACATGCTTCAAAAGGCCGTTGCTGCCACCATCCTTGCTCCATTGGGCAATGTTTTCGGTGTGCTTTATGGTCGCCGCATCATGAGCGAAGTTCCACCAGAGATTGGGGGAAACGACGATGGCGCCGACGATGGCGGCAATGGCAACGTCCCGCCAGGCGATGCGCGCCGAGCGCATTGTCAGCATGGCGATGCCGACCCCCGGCAAAAGGAAGAGCACCGAATATTTCGTCAGGAAGGCGATGCCAAGACTGGCGCCGAGGATGAAAGCCTCGAGCGCCGAAGACCGCTTGGTTAGGCCGAGAAAGGCCCAGACCGCGATCGTCACGAACAGGATCTGGATCGTGTCGGTCGATACCAGCACGGCCGAAAGCGAAGCGGCCGGAAGGGTGATGAAGATGACGCCGACCCACGGGGCAATCTCGCGTCCCTCCTCGCCGTCGATCAACCGCCGCGTGGTGCACATGAGCATCAGGGCGGTGGCGAGATGGAAGAGCGGCGCCGATATGCGGATCCAGAATGTCGAGTCCGACCCGGAGATCGTGTTGAAGAAACGGATCACCCAGGCGATCATCGGCGGCTTGGAATAGTAGCCGAAATCGAGATTCTGGCCCCAGAACCAATATTGCGCCTCGTCGACGAAGAGGTCGGTCCTGTTGACCAGCAGCATGAGGATACGCCAGAGCGTCCCTCCGAAGATGATCGCGAGGGCCACCTGCAGGGAAAGTTTCCGGGCAGTCGTTCGGGAATGGGTCGTGTCGAGCATTAACGGATGGGTCTCGGTGCCTGATCGTGAGGCTTAATACGGAACTATTGAGACCAAAGCTAGCTCCCGGTCATCCGGAAGACGGCGGCACACACCGACGTGGCCGCGAAGCGGCACGCATCCGATTTTGAAATCCGAGATCTGTTGCAGCGTGCCTAAAGGACGCGCGAAGCGGCTTTGCCGCGCGTCTCCTCGATGCGGCACAAAAGCATGAAGGCCGCAAGCGTCAGGCTGGCCATCAGCGAGGCGGTCAAACCAAGAACAATCATTGCTCTCTCCGTATCGACATCGAAGCTGTCTCTATCCCCTGAAGAGTAGGATATGAAGCTTGCTCGTGACTTGCGATCAGCGTCCTTACCGGTCGAAAAACTATATCTGAAAGTAATGCCTAATTTAGGATGAAATATTACCGAACGCCCCTTCTTCCGTCATTAACCTTCGGGCAAGGAATTAACCATAAATATTGAGCCTGAACGTCGGAATGGGAAAATTGTGACTCGTTCTCACCAGGCATGAAGCCGCCCCGTCGTACCGGGTCCGATCCGGTATTCATTTCATCAAACAGGTCCGCAGCAGACTTTGATGAACGAGCGAGCTTCAGCGCCGCGATCGATCGATCGAAGGCGATGACAGCCTTTCCTCGCCTCCTCATTGCGCCTGGCGCGGATCATCAGCGGTTTCGCCGGCGCTTGGGCGCGCGGCAGTTCGGCGGGGACGGGACGATATTGGCGCAGGATTCGCCATCAGATCAGGCAGGCAGGGCGCAGGCGGGCAGCCTTCGCGACCGCTTGCGTTTTGCTGGTCTCGATGCCGGACAGTGCGATACCTTGCGCCGCAACCGGCCGATGCTCGAGGCGCATCTGAAAGCCGGCCTGCGCGATCTCTTCCATCGTTTTCAGACGCACCCGGACGCGGCGCGCAATTTTTCCAGCGAAAATCAGCTCGAACGCCTTCAGGATCTGCAGTCCTCGCACTGGGATGTGCTGACGGACGCACGGTTCGACAGCCTCTACGCCGAACGCGTCAAGGTTCTTTCCGACAGCGAAAGCAAGATGGGTCTCGACCCGCGCTGGCATGTCGCGGGCCACGGCGTGATGCTGGAACACATTCTTGCCGGTCTCCTCGACGAAATGGGCGGTCGCGCCATCCTGCCCGGGGCCAAGCGCCGCGCCCGGGAGCTCGGCGAGCTCGTGACATCAGTCGTGCGCCTCGTCATGGTCGATGTCGAGATTGCGGTATCGCTGCGCTTCAACGAATTACGGGTCGGTCATCAGCGGGCGCTGGTCGAACAGCGGGCCGCCGATCGCGGCGAGGCGGCGGCGTTCATCGCCGAGCTCGCCAACGGCCTTGCCGATCGTGATCTGACGACCCGGATGACGACCGATTGTCCTGAAGCCTATGCCGAGGTCGCGGAAGCCTTGAACGCGGCGCTGGCGGACATCCAGCAACAGTTTTCGGCTTTGTCCGGCGGCGTACAGGCGGCGGAGGCGGCAAGCGACGCCCTTTCCCGTGCCTCAAACTCGCTGGCGGAAAAATCGTCCGAACAATCGCGTGCGCTTGCAGTCTCCGCGCGGCAGCTCGCGGAACTTGCCGAGCAGGTGCGCGGCAATGCGGCGAATACCCGCTCGGCCGAGCGGGTCACGGCATCGACCCGCGTGGCCGCGGAAGACAGCGGCCGGATCGTCGGCCAGGCGATCTCGGCCATGTCCGATATCGAGACATCAGCCGAAAAGATCGGCCAGATCATCGGCGTCATCGACGAGATTGCCTTCCAGACCAATCTGCTCGCCCTGAATGCCGGTATCGAGGCTGCCCGTGCCGGCGACAGCGGCCGTGGCTTTGCCGTCGTCGCGCAAGAGGTTCGCGCACTTGCGCAGCGTTCCGCCGATGCCGCGCGCGAGATCAAGGTTCTGGTGACGGGCACCAAGGCGCAGGTGGATGCCGGCGTCCAGATGGTCGGCCGCACCCAGGATGCGATCGGCAGCATCGTCCGCCAGGTGACCGATATCAACGAGGCGATCTCCGGGATTGCGGCGGCCAGTGACGAGCAGGTCGCCGGACTTAAGACGCTGACATCAGATATCGGCGGCTATAGCGAGCGTGCGGCAGCCGCCGGGAACGAGGCAAGCCGCTCCGAGGAAGGCGCCGATCATCTGCATAGCGTCGTCGTCGAGCTCGGCCGGACCATTCGCGAGTTCCGTATCGAGCGCGAGCGGCGCCACGCGGCATCTTCAGCGCCGGTGAAAGCCGCTCAGCAGCGACAGATTCCCACCCGCGATGAGCCCGGCATCGGGCGGGACGAGGACGAGATGGCGGATTTCGACTTCCCGCCTCGCAGAACCGCAGCGGGAGGCGAGCGCAATGCCTATTGATCTTTCAGTTTCATGCACATGCGGACCGGTTAGTCCGATTTCAGACAACGAGGAATGAAGCGATGCCGAGCAAGAAAGGCGAAAAGACAATCAGTCTGGCCGCGGTGCTGGACCTCAACGAGGCTTCTGCCCTTCGCGGCACGTTGATGGGGATGCGCGGCAGCAATGTCGCCATCGATGCGTCCAGCGTCGAAAGGATCGGGGCCTTGTGCGTTCAGGTCATCATGGCCGCCGCCAAGACCTGGGATGAGGACAAGCTCTCCTTCACCTTCTCCAAGGTGTCGGATGCATTTCAAAAAACAATGCAGGTGATCGGGGTGGATATCTCCCATCTGCTTGCCAAGGAGATCCGGCAATGAAGAAAAAAGTGCTGACCGTGGATGATTCACGAACCATCCGAAACATGCTTCTCGTCACCCTCAACAATGCGGGTTTCGAGACCATTCAGGCCGAAGACGGCGTCGAGGGCCTGGAAATTCTGGAAGAAGCCAATCCCGACGTCATCGTCACGGACATCAACATGCCGCGCCTCGATGGCTTCGGGTTCATCGAGGGCGTGCGCCGCAACGACAGATACCGCGCGGTTCCGATCCTCGTGCTGACGACCGAAAGCGATGCGGAGAAGAAGAACCGTGCCCGCCAGGCTGGTGCGACCGGCTGGATCGTCAAGCCGTTCGACCCCGCCAAGCTGATCGATGCCATCGAGCGCGTAACCGCCTAAACAGGATCCACCCCTCATGGATATGAACGAAATCAAAGAGATTTTCTTCCAGGAGTGCGAAGAGCAGCTCGCCGAACTGGAATCCGGTCTCCTGAAAATGAATGACGGCGACCGTGATCCGGAAACCGTCAATGCCGTGTTCCGCGCCGTTCATTCCATCAAGGGTGGGGCAGGTGCCTTCGGTCTGGATGACCTGGTCGCATTCGCCCACGTCTTCGAGACCACGCTTGATTGCGTTCGATCCAACAAGCTGGAGCCGACCCAGGATGTCCTGAAGGTCATGCTCAAGGCCGCCGACGTTCTGGCGGATCTCACCAATGCCGCACGCGATGGCGGCAGTGTCGATCAGGCCCGCAGCCGCGGCCTGGTCAAGGAACTGGAAGCGCTGGCAAATGGCAATCCGCCCGCGCCCTCTGCCGCGGTCGTCATCGAGGCCGCTCCCAAGCCCGCGACACCGGCTGCGACGGACGAAAGCGGTTTCCAGCCGATCCCCTTCAGCTTCGATGACGATTTCGGTGGTGATGAGCCGGCCGGCGACGGCGTGCCGGCGTATGAAGTCGACTTCATGCCGCGCTCCGAGCTCTACGCCAAGGGCAACGACGCGACGCTGCTGCTGCGAGACCTCGCGCGGCTGGGCGAAATGAATATCTTTTGCGACATGGACATGTTGCCGGGTCTTCCCGATCTCGATCCCGAAAGCGCCTATTTCAGATGGACGATCTCGATCAAGACGGACAAGGGCGAAGACGCCATTCGCACCGTCTTCGAATTTGCCGAATGGGATTGCGATCTCGATATCAGGCAGGCCGAAGGCGGCGCCGGCTCCTCTGGCAACGACGAATTGCCGATGGTGCCTGTACCCTTCGATCTCTCCGCCCTTGATGATGACGGCGCCGCACCGGCCGCCGGACAAGTGAAGGAGGCAGCGGCTCCGAAGAATGATGTCGCCGCCGCCGTGGCCGCCGCGGAAATCGCGAGCAACGTCACCCAGCTGGCCTCCGCTACGGCGCGCGTCGAAAAGAAGGAAGCTGCCCTTGCCGCCGCCGCTGCCGCCAATGCGGCCGCCGCGCAGAACAACGCCGCCGCCGCCGGCGTCGGCCAGACGATCCGCGTCGACCTCGACCGCGTCGATCGCCTGATCAACCTCGTCGGCGAGCTCGTCATCAACCAGGCGATGCTGTCCCAGAGCGTCATCGAGAACGATAACAACGGCGCATCCTCGATCAACATGGGTCTCGAAGAGCTGCAGCAGCTCACCCGCGAGATCCAGGACAGCGTCATGGCGATCCGCGCCCAGCCGGTGAAGCCCGTCTTCCAGCGCATGTCGCGCATCGTTCGCGAAATCGCCGACATGACCGGCAAGTCGATCCGCTTGATCACCGAAGGCGAAAACACCGAAGTCGACAAGACTGTTATCGACAAGCTGGCCGAACCGTTGACGCACATGATCCGCAATGCCGTCGACCACGGTATCGAAACGCCGGAAAAACGCGCGACGCTCGGCAAGAACCCGGAAGGCACGGTTCGCCTGACCGCGAAGCACCGTTCCGGCCGCATCCTGATCGAACTTGCCGACGATGGCGCCGGCATCAACCGCGAGAAGGTGCGCCAGAAGGCCATCGACAACGACCTGATCCCGGCCGACGCCAATCTTTCGGACGAAGAGATCGACAATCTGATCTTCCTGCCGGGTTTCTCGACCGCCGACAAGATCTCGGACATTTCCGGCCGTGGCGTCGGTATGGACGTGGTCAAGCGCTCGATCCAGGCACTCGGCGGCCGCATCAACATCAGCTCCAGGCCGGGGCAGGGCTCGGTCTTCACCATGAGCCTGCCGCTGACGCTCGCCGTCCTAGACGGCATGGTGGTGACGGTTGCCGGCCAGACCCTGGTCGTGCCGCTGACGGCGATCGTCGAGACGCTGCAGCCCGAGGCTTCCGCCATCCATTCCTTCGGCTCGAACCATCGCCTGATCTCGATCCGCAACAGTTTCTGCCCGCTGGTCGATGTCGGCCGCATCCTGAACTTCCGGGCCACCCAGGCCAATCCGGTCGAAGGCGTCGCGCTGCTGGTGGAATCGGAAGGCGGCGGACAGCGCGCCCTCATGGTCGATGCCATCCAGGGCCAGCGTCAGGTGGTCATCAAGAGCCTCGAGGCCAACTACACCCATGTGGCGGGCATTGCGGCCGCGACCATTCTCGGCGATGGCCGCGTGGCGCTGATCCTTGATGTTGATGCCGTGGTCGGCGCTTCGCGCGGCCAGTCGCTGAAGCCCGAAATGTCTTACGCAGCGGTGGGGTGAGTTTATGTCCTATGCCGTCAAGAACCTGACCCAGGGGGTCCGCGAGCTGATCGCCTTCCGCATCGGCGACCAGGAATTCTGCGTCGACATCATGTCGGTCCGCGAAATTCGCGGCTGGACGCCCGCGACGACCATGCCGCATGCGCCTGGCTATGTGCTCGGCGTCATCAATCTGCGCGGAGCGGTCTTGCCGATCATCGATCTCTCCGCGCGGCTCGGCATGAAGCGCACGGAGCCGACGGCGCGGCATGTCATCATCGTGGCCCAGGTCAAGCGCAAGGCGGTCGGTCTTCTCGTCGCCGCGGTGTCGGACATCCTGACGATCACCGACGACAGCATCCAGCCGACACCGGAAGTCTCCTCCGATCACGAGCGGCAGTTTGCGCGCGGCATCGTGGCGATCGATCGTCGGATGATCTGCCTGATCGAGTTGGAAGCCCTATTCCCTGAAAGCGAAAGCGAGGCTGCATGAGCATGATGGGAGCTATGGATTTCAAGGCGTCTCCGGACGAGGTGCTGGCAAGCGGCGAATATCCGCTGACGCGGCGCGACCTCATGGAAATCGCCGCCATGATCTATGCGGATGCGGGCATTTCGCTCAACGAGAGCAAGGCGTCGCTCGTCTATTCGCGACTGTCGAAGCATATCCGCGCGCTGGGTCTCGCCGGTTTCCGCGATTACTGCATGCTGGTTTCCTCGCCGGCGGGAAGTGCGGCCCGACGTGAGATGCTGTCGCATCTGACGACCAATTTCACGCGCTTTTTCCGCGAAAACCATCATTTCGATCATCTGCGCGACGAGGTTCTGCCGGGCCTCTTGGCGCGGGCCAAGGCCGGCGGCCGGGTGCGCATCTGGTCGGCCGCCTGCTCCGATGGGCAGGAGCCCTATTCGATAGCGTTGACCGTGCTGGGGCTGATGCCGAATGCCGCGGACTTCGATTTCAAGATCCTGGCGACGGATATCGATCCCAAGATCCTCGGGCTTGCCCGCGCCGGCGCCTATGATGACACCGCGGTCGAAACGATCTCGCCCGCCATGCGCAAGCAATGGTTCCAGGAGGTCAATGTCCAGGGCAGGCGCAAATTCCAGATCGACGATCGCGTCAAGCGGCTGATCACCTTCAACGAGCTGAACCTGCTGGCGCAATGGCCCTTCAAGGGCATGTTCGACGTCATCTTCTGCCGCAACGTCGTCATCTATTTCGACGAGCCGACACAGACGAAGATCTGGTCGCGCTTTGCCGGCCAGCTGCATGACAGCGGCCATCTTTATATCGGTCATTCCGAGCGGGTCTCCGGCGACGCGAAGCACGTCTTCGACAATATCGGCATCACCACCTATCGCTATCTCGGCAAGAACGCGGGGAGGAAGCCATGAGTGCAGCTGCCCGTGTTCTTGTGGTCGACGACTCCCCGACCATGCGCGGCCTGATCACGGCCGTATTGCGCGCCGACCCGGAAGTCGAC encodes the following:
- a CDS encoding globin-coupled sensor protein, with translation MAQDSPSDQAGRAQAGSLRDRLRFAGLDAGQCDTLRRNRPMLEAHLKAGLRDLFHRFQTHPDAARNFSSENQLERLQDLQSSHWDVLTDARFDSLYAERVKVLSDSESKMGLDPRWHVAGHGVMLEHILAGLLDEMGGRAILPGAKRRARELGELVTSVVRLVMVDVEIAVSLRFNELRVGHQRALVEQRAADRGEAAAFIAELANGLADRDLTTRMTTDCPEAYAEVAEALNAALADIQQQFSALSGGVQAAEAASDALSRASNSLAEKSSEQSRALAVSARQLAELAEQVRGNAANTRSAERVTASTRVAAEDSGRIVGQAISAMSDIETSAEKIGQIIGVIDEIAFQTNLLALNAGIEAARAGDSGRGFAVVAQEVRALAQRSADAAREIKVLVTGTKAQVDAGVQMVGRTQDAIGSIVRQVTDINEAISGIAAASDEQVAGLKTLTSDIGGYSERAAAAGNEASRSEEGADHLHSVVVELGRTIREFRIERERRHAASSAPVKAAQQRQIPTRDEPGIGRDEDEMADFDFPPRRTAAGGERNAY
- a CDS encoding STAS domain-containing protein is translated as MPSKKGEKTISLAAVLDLNEASALRGTLMGMRGSNVAIDASSVERIGALCVQVIMAAAKTWDEDKLSFTFSKVSDAFQKTMQVIGVDISHLLAKEIRQ
- a CDS encoding chemotaxis protein CheA — translated: MDMNEIKEIFFQECEEQLAELESGLLKMNDGDRDPETVNAVFRAVHSIKGGAGAFGLDDLVAFAHVFETTLDCVRSNKLEPTQDVLKVMLKAADVLADLTNAARDGGSVDQARSRGLVKELEALANGNPPAPSAAVVIEAAPKPATPAATDESGFQPIPFSFDDDFGGDEPAGDGVPAYEVDFMPRSELYAKGNDATLLLRDLARLGEMNIFCDMDMLPGLPDLDPESAYFRWTISIKTDKGEDAIRTVFEFAEWDCDLDIRQAEGGAGSSGNDELPMVPVPFDLSALDDDGAAPAAGQVKEAAAPKNDVAAAVAAAEIASNVTQLASATARVEKKEAALAAAAAANAAAAQNNAAAAGVGQTIRVDLDRVDRLINLVGELVINQAMLSQSVIENDNNGASSINMGLEELQQLTREIQDSVMAIRAQPVKPVFQRMSRIVREIADMTGKSIRLITEGENTEVDKTVIDKLAEPLTHMIRNAVDHGIETPEKRATLGKNPEGTVRLTAKHRSGRILIELADDGAGINREKVRQKAIDNDLIPADANLSDEEIDNLIFLPGFSTADKISDISGRGVGMDVVKRSIQALGGRINISSRPGQGSVFTMSLPLTLAVLDGMVVTVAGQTLVVPLTAIVETLQPEASAIHSFGSNHRLISIRNSFCPLVDVGRILNFRATQANPVEGVALLVESEGGGQRALMVDAIQGQRQVVIKSLEANYTHVAGIAAATILGDGRVALILDVDAVVGASRGQSLKPEMSYAAVG
- the cheY1 gene encoding chemotaxis response regulator CheY1, which codes for MKKKVLTVDDSRTIRNMLLVTLNNAGFETIQAEDGVEGLEILEEANPDVIVTDINMPRLDGFGFIEGVRRNDRYRAVPILVLTTESDAEKKNRARQAGATGWIVKPFDPAKLIDAIERVTA
- the cheR gene encoding protein-glutamate O-methyltransferase CheR, with product MSMMGAMDFKASPDEVLASGEYPLTRRDLMEIAAMIYADAGISLNESKASLVYSRLSKHIRALGLAGFRDYCMLVSSPAGSAARREMLSHLTTNFTRFFRENHHFDHLRDEVLPGLLARAKAGGRVRIWSAACSDGQEPYSIALTVLGLMPNAADFDFKILATDIDPKILGLARAGAYDDTAVETISPAMRKQWFQEVNVQGRRKFQIDDRVKRLITFNELNLLAQWPFKGMFDVIFCRNVVIYFDEPTQTKIWSRFAGQLHDSGHLYIGHSERVSGDAKHVFDNIGITTYRYLGKNAGRKP
- a CDS encoding glycosyltransferase family 39 protein — its product is MLDTTHSRTTARKLSLQVALAIIFGGTLWRILMLLVNRTDLFVDEAQYWFWGQNLDFGYYSKPPMIAWVIRFFNTISGSDSTFWIRISAPLFHLATALMLMCTTRRLIDGEEGREIAPWVGVIFITLPAASLSAVLVSTDTIQILFVTIAVWAFLGLTKRSSALEAFILGASLGIAFLTKYSVLFLLPGVGIAMLTMRSARIAWRDVAIAAIVGAIVVSPNLWWNFAHDAATIKHTENIAQWSKDGGSNGLLKHVLNGLGFFGAQFGVVGPVIFYALLWATWRLIRGQSDDREKLLFWLSVPVVALITLQALFAKAYANWAVSAYAAGTILAVWLLYRLTKKGLSTSLIIGAVVAFVIPVMTVFAYDIKLPNGDLVMKRYVGRTIISQEIADIATEAKTPVIVAEDRDILADLYYTLKGKPFRIYARKFAGFPNNYYEQNFSLPADVTGPVLYIDNGSFDCPGSQVDLIKSWSPPFGDMKGKTLHAYRVEASCLAPKP
- a CDS encoding chemotaxis protein CheW, with the translated sequence MSYAVKNLTQGVRELIAFRIGDQEFCVDIMSVREIRGWTPATTMPHAPGYVLGVINLRGAVLPIIDLSARLGMKRTEPTARHVIIVAQVKRKAVGLLVAAVSDILTITDDSIQPTPEVSSDHERQFARGIVAIDRRMICLIELEALFPESESEAA